One window of Bacillus alkalicellulosilyticus genomic DNA carries:
- a CDS encoding YqzM family protein, protein MSDFEKKVQCKRNDAIDSAVGFIVPFGFFALIFIIATLVDVFGNM, encoded by the coding sequence GTGAGCGATTTTGAAAAGAAAGTTCAGTGTAAACGTAATGATGCAATCGACTCAGCTGTCGGTTTTATCGTTCCTTTTGGGTTTTTCGCGTTAATCTTTATCATTGCTACACTTGTTGATGTTTTCGGAAACATGTAA
- the holA gene encoding DNA polymerase III subunit delta has translation MSYIQMKQKIEKNQIAPLYLLIGLEAYLVDDIIHAVIEKTLQPEEREFNLSTYEMKETMIDVAVEDAQTLPFLGSKRVVLVKDAYFLTAQRIDSKLDHNVTRLEEYIENPMPETVFIITAPYEKLDERKKITKKLRSQAEVLEAKEFDQKMINEWVDDQARQHQIAVDHDAKELLMQLLGGNLLMMSNELKKLSLYVGSDGTVTKQIVQQMVARTLEQDIFALIDHVIHSRIDKALDLFFELLRQKEDPIKIIALLARQFRIVYMVKELVKQGYAQKQIASQIKIHPYAVKLATQQAKGFEDKRLFFCLEELATMDYKIKTGQIDKKLAVELFLMKLT, from the coding sequence ATGTCATATATACAAATGAAACAAAAAATTGAAAAAAATCAAATTGCTCCACTTTATTTATTAATTGGATTAGAAGCTTATTTAGTAGACGATATTATTCATGCGGTCATTGAGAAAACGTTACAACCTGAAGAGCGGGAATTTAATTTATCTACTTATGAAATGAAGGAAACGATGATTGACGTTGCGGTGGAAGATGCACAAACCTTACCTTTTCTTGGTAGTAAAAGAGTGGTGTTAGTCAAAGATGCTTATTTTTTAACAGCGCAAAGGATAGACAGTAAGCTTGACCACAATGTAACCCGCTTAGAAGAATACATAGAAAACCCTATGCCGGAAACGGTGTTTATTATAACGGCACCTTATGAGAAGCTTGATGAACGTAAAAAAATCACAAAAAAATTAAGAAGCCAAGCTGAGGTTCTTGAAGCGAAAGAATTTGACCAGAAAATGATAAATGAGTGGGTCGATGACCAAGCGAGACAGCACCAAATTGCTGTGGACCATGATGCTAAAGAACTATTGATGCAATTATTAGGTGGCAACTTGTTAATGATGTCCAATGAGTTGAAGAAACTCTCACTTTACGTAGGAAGCGATGGTACAGTAACGAAACAGATTGTACAACAAATGGTGGCAAGAACGTTAGAGCAAGATATTTTTGCTTTAATTGACCATGTCATTCACTCAAGGATTGATAAAGCGTTAGATTTGTTTTTTGAATTGCTCCGCCAAAAAGAAGACCCTATAAAGATTATCGCATTACTTGCTCGTCAGTTCAGAATTGTATATATGGTAAAAGAATTAGTGAAACAAGGATATGCCCAAAAACAAATTGCTTCTCAAATAAAAATCCATCCCTATGCGGTAAAGCTGGCTACACAGCAAGCAAAAGGATTTGAAGATAAAAGGCTTTTCTTTTGTTTGGAAGAACTAGCAACAATGGATTATAAAATAAAAACAGGACAAATTGATAAAAAATTAGCGGTTGAGCTGTTTTTAATGAAATTAACGTAA
- the rpsT gene encoding 30S ribosomal protein S20: MPNIKSAIKRVKTNDKQRAHNAAIKSALRTALKNFEAKVASNDVASANEAFVVAAKKLDKAASKGLIHKNAASRQKSRLQKQLNSISA, from the coding sequence ATGCCTAACATTAAATCAGCGATTAAACGTGTAAAAACAAATGATAAACAACGTGCACATAATGCCGCTATCAAGTCCGCTTTACGTACAGCTCTTAAAAACTTTGAAGCAAAAGTAGCAAGTAACGATGTTGCAAGTGCAAACGAGGCTTTTGTAGTTGCAGCAAAAAAATTAGACAAAGCAGCTTCTAAAGGACTTATTCATAAAAATGCAGCTTCACGTCAAAAATCTCGTTTACAAAAACAACTTAACAGCATTTCTGCATAA